A stretch of the Clostridium fungisolvens genome encodes the following:
- a CDS encoding PTS mannose/fructose/sorbose/N-acetylgalactosamine transporter subunit IIC, translating to MVHAALQICIAYYIISLLDPFFLSWQCLNRPIVVAPITGLILGDFHTGIIMGAALESIFMGISAIGGSIPADATTSSVIAVAYTVLTGSNVEAGLALALPIGAVMASFANIFTPLWASLAAYWEKLAVEASPKKFMIQVFGVNALMPLVNTIVLFVAVAFGVEGLNSFLAVLPHQVMAGLTAASSMMLAVGFAILTSMIWSKEVGYFFFLGYVLVKYLKLATLPIAIIGAIIAITLFLAEKRNIDLKNLMMAKAANKVEEEDFF from the coding sequence ATGGTACATGCTGCTCTTCAAATTTGTATCGCGTATTATATCATTTCGCTACTTGATCCATTCTTTTTAAGCTGGCAATGTTTGAATCGTCCAATCGTTGTGGCACCAATAACAGGACTTATTTTAGGTGATTTTCATACTGGAATTATAATGGGGGCGGCTCTTGAATCCATATTCATGGGTATTTCAGCAATCGGTGGCTCCATACCGGCAGATGCAACAACCTCAAGTGTTATTGCTGTTGCATATACAGTTTTGACTGGATCTAATGTAGAAGCCGGACTTGCATTAGCACTTCCTATAGGTGCAGTTATGGCATCGTTTGCTAACATTTTCACACCATTGTGGGCCTCTTTAGCAGCTTATTGGGAAAAGTTAGCGGTTGAAGCATCACCTAAAAAATTTATGATTCAAGTATTTGGTGTTAATGCTTTAATGCCTTTAGTCAATACAATAGTTTTATTTGTAGCTGTAGCATTTGGAGTTGAAGGACTTAACTCATTTTTAGCTGTACTTCCTCATCAAGTTATGGCTGGTTTAACAGCTGCTTCAAGCATGATGCTTGCAGTTGGATTTGCAATTCTTACCTCTATGATATGGTCTAAAGAAGTTGGATATTTCTTCTTCTTAGGATATGTATTGGTTAAGTACTTGAAACTTGCTACTCTTCCAATAGCAATAATAGGAGCAATTATCGCAATTACATTATTCTTAGCAGAAAAACGTAATATAGACTTGAAAAATTTGATGATGGCTAAAGCAGCTAATAAGGTTGAAGAGGAGGATTTCTTTTAA
- a CDS encoding PTS system mannose/fructose/N-acetylgalactosamine-transporter subunit IIB, producing MIKLVRLDERMIHGQVAIKWSRHTEVDRIVVLSDEAAGNPIIQKSLMMAAPATVKVAIKSVKDGIKLLQDPRCEKLKILVIVSNPNDLLAVVQQVHDIPLINIGNYGRVASKQGDEPRKTYRSNLYAYDSEVKILEKVMETNVECVYQTTPEDIPEKLKNSLGL from the coding sequence ATGATTAAATTAGTGAGACTTGATGAACGAATGATTCATGGACAAGTTGCTATTAAGTGGTCTCGACATACTGAAGTGGATCGAATTGTTGTACTTAGTGATGAAGCTGCAGGTAATCCTATTATTCAGAAATCTCTTATGATGGCTGCCCCAGCTACTGTAAAGGTTGCTATTAAATCCGTTAAAGATGGAATTAAACTTTTGCAAGATCCTAGATGCGAGAAGCTTAAGATTCTTGTTATTGTTAGCAATCCAAACGATCTATTGGCAGTTGTTCAGCAAGTTCATGATATTCCTCTGATTAATATTGGTAACTATGGACGAGTTGCTTCTAAACAAGGAGATGAACCTAGGAAAACATACCGTAGTAATCTTTATGCTTATGATTCTGAAGTGAAAATTCTTGAAAAGGTAATGGAAACAAATGTTGAATGTGTCTATCAAACCACACCAGAAGATATACCAGAAAAACTCAAAAATTCATTAGGTTTATAA
- a CDS encoding TetR/AcrR family transcriptional regulator, giving the protein MENANQNKTALKYKEWIINAFMELLKQYKYSEITIKQITLQADVSRQTFYRHYKSKDEIIQEYSNKVCDEISEKLLSLEDKSIYQITLTYFNFWKSYSDLLYLVRSSGCEHLLVEHYNEIMLKTLDILRPSMAQYKDEEFALIKAFLIGGFYSVKSSWMENNLNTTPEALAKLICSIIS; this is encoded by the coding sequence TTGGAAAATGCAAATCAGAACAAGACTGCTTTAAAATATAAGGAATGGATCATCAATGCTTTTATGGAGCTGTTAAAACAATATAAGTACAGTGAAATAACCATAAAGCAAATCACCTTGCAGGCTGATGTGTCAAGACAGACTTTTTACCGTCATTATAAATCCAAAGATGAGATTATACAGGAATATAGCAACAAAGTATGCGATGAGATATCTGAAAAATTACTTTCCCTTGAAGACAAGTCAATTTACCAGATAACCTTAACTTATTTTAACTTCTGGAAAAGCTATTCCGACTTACTATACTTAGTCAGAAGTAGCGGTTGCGAACACTTACTAGTTGAACATTACAATGAAATTATGCTTAAGACGCTGGACATACTTAGGCCTTCTATGGCACAGTATAAGGATGAAGAATTCGCCTTAATAAAGGCCTTTCTTATTGGAGGATTTTATAGTGTAAAATCAAGTTGGATGGAGAACAATCTAAATACCACCCCTGAGGCTTTAGCAAAATTAATTTGCAGCATTATTTCATAA
- the nagA gene encoding N-acetylglucosamine-6-phosphate deacetylase, with translation MILKSNYIYFEDGVKEGYLEIKDKKIANYYSSETEINDYIDYTNYILIPGIFDTHNHGTMGYTLFNNSYEDPESELKGYLKGCAASGVANVFPTADFSMFKSIAKIAKQDIDGSKILGIHSEGPYLNRVGEKGVDVPHPEIDMNHVKEMVKEADGLLKLFAIAPEIEGSQEVVDYLTKQGVKVAFAHSNCNYEEAMEAFKGGISVATHTANVMSGIHHRNMGGLGACLLNPKVNCEVICDGMHINPVMLDVMFKVKEESKWMMISDSTPSAGAPEGCYKMGDFEVTINSEGFCLSETGRLMGSTKSVLYGMSVLVKKLKMPLEEVIRMASLNPCNFYGFGDTKGSIKIGKDCDIAVISNDFEVIATYSEGRKVFDKDTDDCIFNQSFFQKYKVS, from the coding sequence ATGATATTAAAGTCTAATTATATTTACTTTGAAGATGGTGTAAAAGAGGGATATTTAGAAATAAAAGATAAAAAGATTGCAAATTATTATTCAAGTGAAACAGAGATTAATGATTATATAGATTATACAAATTATATTTTAATACCAGGAATATTTGATACCCATAACCATGGAACTATGGGGTATACATTATTTAACAATAGTTATGAAGATCCTGAAAGTGAGCTTAAGGGATATTTAAAAGGTTGCGCTGCAAGCGGAGTAGCTAATGTGTTCCCAACTGCTGATTTTTCTATGTTTAAGTCAATAGCTAAAATAGCAAAACAAGATATAGATGGGAGTAAAATTTTGGGAATTCATTCGGAAGGACCTTACCTTAATAGAGTCGGAGAAAAGGGAGTTGATGTACCTCATCCTGAGATTGATATGAATCATGTAAAGGAAATGGTTAAGGAAGCAGATGGTCTGCTAAAATTATTTGCAATTGCTCCAGAAATTGAAGGAAGCCAAGAGGTAGTAGATTATCTAACAAAACAAGGGGTTAAAGTTGCCTTTGCCCATAGTAATTGCAATTATGAAGAAGCTATGGAGGCTTTTAAAGGAGGAATATCTGTAGCCACTCACACTGCTAATGTGATGAGTGGAATTCACCATCGTAATATGGGGGGATTAGGGGCATGTTTGCTTAACCCAAAGGTTAACTGTGAAGTGATTTGTGATGGTATGCATATAAACCCAGTGATGTTAGATGTGATGTTTAAGGTTAAGGAAGAGAGTAAATGGATGATGATATCAGACAGCACACCATCTGCAGGTGCACCTGAGGGATGTTATAAGATGGGTGATTTTGAGGTTACAATTAATTCGGAAGGTTTTTGTTTAAGTGAAACAGGACGTTTGATGGGGTCTACAAAATCAGTACTTTATGGAATGTCAGTATTAGTAAAAAAGCTAAAAATGCCACTAGAGGAGGTTATCAGGATGGCTTCTTTAAATCCATGCAATTTCTATGGCTTTGGTGATACTAAAGGATCAATTAAAATTGGTAAGGATTGTGATATCGCAGTTATATCTAATGACTTTGAAGTAATTGCAACTTACAGTGAAGGACGTAAAGTATTTGATAAGGATACAGATGATTGTATTTTTAATCAAAGCTTTTTTCAGAAATATAAAGTTAGCTAA
- a CDS encoding iron-containing alcohol dehydrogenase: MNKIYYRTRQALLSAVLKVAPSKEPKLITGAGSMMKLPKLVKDNGIGTVEIITTAGFMRRGTLKPLFEMLKSENISYVIYSEVEPDPTIECIEKAVSLYKKEGCEGIIAIGGGSVMDCAKVVGARIACPNKTVSDMTGLMKIMKKIPLLFAVPTTAGTGSEVTAGAVITDGTTHYKHTIMDLNIVPAYAILDPELTITLPKDITAVTGMDALTHAVEAYINRFAPKKGSENALEAVKLIHENLIQAYENGQDIKARENLLIGSYYAGVSITNAYVGYVHAIAHGIGGLYGVPHGKANAVILPRVLEGYGEAAYEKLAHLADIIGLKGKTKEEKAKAFIKEIEEMNRKMGLPERLQVVKEKDIPELTKRAVYEANPLYPVPAIWGKEEFYKVIMKI; the protein is encoded by the coding sequence ATGAATAAAATATATTACAGAACACGTCAAGCATTACTTAGCGCTGTTCTTAAAGTGGCACCATCAAAAGAACCAAAGCTTATAACTGGTGCTGGAAGTATGATGAAACTTCCAAAGCTAGTTAAGGACAATGGTATTGGAACAGTAGAGATTATTACCACAGCTGGTTTTATGAGACGTGGCACTTTAAAGCCATTGTTTGAGATGCTTAAGAGTGAAAATATATCCTATGTTATTTACAGTGAAGTTGAGCCAGATCCAACCATTGAATGCATCGAAAAGGCTGTAAGTTTATATAAAAAGGAAGGCTGTGAAGGGATTATCGCTATAGGAGGGGGTTCTGTGATGGATTGCGCTAAGGTTGTTGGTGCAAGAATAGCATGTCCAAATAAAACTGTATCAGATATGACAGGACTTATGAAGATAATGAAGAAAATTCCATTGCTTTTTGCAGTACCTACCACAGCAGGAACTGGTTCAGAAGTAACAGCAGGAGCGGTTATTACAGATGGAACAACACATTATAAACATACAATCATGGATTTAAACATAGTTCCAGCTTATGCAATACTTGATCCAGAGTTAACCATTACCCTTCCAAAGGATATCACAGCAGTTACTGGAATGGATGCATTGACCCATGCAGTTGAAGCCTATATCAACAGATTTGCTCCTAAAAAAGGTAGTGAAAATGCACTTGAGGCGGTAAAGCTAATACATGAAAACTTAATTCAAGCATATGAAAATGGACAGGATATTAAGGCTCGTGAAAATCTCCTAATTGGTTCCTACTATGCAGGAGTATCTATAACCAATGCTTATGTTGGATATGTGCATGCAATAGCTCATGGAATTGGAGGTCTATACGGTGTACCTCATGGTAAGGCAAATGCAGTTATACTGCCAAGAGTATTAGAAGGTTATGGAGAAGCAGCTTACGAAAAACTTGCACATCTTGCAGATATAATCGGACTTAAAGGAAAGACTAAGGAAGAAAAAGCAAAGGCCTTCATAAAGGAAATTGAAGAGATGAATAGAAAAATGGGTCTTCCGGAGAGGCTTCAGGTAGTAAAAGAGAAGGATATTCCTGAGCTTACAAAAAGAGCAGTTTATGAAGCTAATCCACTATATCCAGTGCCAGCTATTTGGGGGAAAGAAGAGTTTTATAAGGTTATAATGAAGATATAG
- a CDS encoding PTS system mannose/fructose/sorbose family transporter subunit IID, which produces MDKKVLSQDEKKILKSMFLRSHLVFATFNMVKMEANGLTLTMQPAIEAIYKNDPEGKKEAYLRHQSFFNTHAVPFSFIAGLTYAMEREHKENNSIDGKTIDSIKAALMGPTAGMFDSLFFNCLRIIAAGIGIGLCSQGSILGMFIFILLYGVSQSVVKYLFINWGYTVGTSFIDSVYNSGLMNCLTKAASVLGLTMVGAMTAQMVDVPFKWTLSIGKTSVVIQDVINSIFPGLLGLILLFVLVKLIKKGARPTQLILGIFVLAMVGAFLGVFW; this is translated from the coding sequence ATGGATAAGAAAGTATTATCTCAAGATGAAAAGAAAATTCTAAAGTCAATGTTTCTTCGTTCACACCTTGTGTTTGCAACATTTAATATGGTTAAAATGGAGGCAAATGGACTTACTCTAACAATGCAACCTGCAATTGAAGCCATTTATAAAAATGATCCAGAAGGTAAAAAAGAAGCGTATTTACGACATCAAAGTTTCTTTAATACTCACGCAGTACCGTTTTCATTTATTGCTGGATTAACTTATGCCATGGAAAGAGAACATAAAGAGAATAATTCAATTGATGGTAAAACAATTGACAGTATAAAGGCAGCGCTAATGGGTCCAACAGCTGGTATGTTTGATTCCTTATTCTTTAACTGTTTACGTATTATAGCTGCAGGTATTGGAATTGGCCTTTGTTCACAAGGCAGTATTTTAGGTATGTTCATCTTTATCTTGTTATATGGAGTGAGTCAGTCAGTAGTAAAATACTTATTCATAAATTGGGGGTATACAGTTGGTACATCTTTTATTGATTCAGTTTATAATTCTGGATTAATGAATTGTTTGACAAAAGCAGCTTCTGTTTTAGGGTTAACTATGGTAGGTGCAATGACGGCTCAAATGGTAGATGTTCCTTTTAAGTGGACACTAAGTATAGGAAAGACCTCTGTTGTAATTCAAGATGTTATCAATTCCATATTCCCTGGATTGCTCGGTTTAATATTGCTTTTTGTATTAGTTAAGCTCATTAAAAAAGGAGCTCGTCCTACACAATTGATACTTGGTATTTTTGTTTTAGCTATGGTAGGAGCATTCTTAGGCGTTTTTTGGTAA
- a CDS encoding glycoside hydrolase family 1 protein, giving the protein MTFPKGFLWGGATAANQCEGAYITDGKGLNTSDVMTAGSATKERINTREVKEGLYYPSHKAVDHYGHFKEDIALFAEMGFKAYRMSINWARIFPNVDDETPNEAGLKHYDEVFDECRKYGIEPVVTISHYETPLALTEKHGSWTSRKSVDLFVKYCETIFNRYKGKVKYWLTFNEINCMSMNPWMSGGVLEDDEQSKMQAAYHQFLASAKAVKLGHEIDPEFKIGMMYGGLFSYPNSCDPEDIEANTEFMNKMLFYCDVMCRGYYPAYKVKEFERSNLVLSKEAGDEEILKDGTVDFISFSYYFTLVAGKNTKLAMECGSLDTGYQNPHLQKSDWGWTIDPKGLRHALNLLYDRYQKPLMIVENGLGATDTVEEDGSIHDPYRIDYLRAHIEEMKKAVEIDGIPLLGYTTWGCIDIVSAGTGEMKKRYGMIYIDVDDEGNGTFARSRKDSFYWYKKVIESNGEDLA; this is encoded by the coding sequence ATGACATTTCCAAAAGGATTTTTATGGGGTGGAGCAACTGCAGCCAATCAATGCGAAGGTGCTTATATTACAGATGGTAAGGGGTTAAATACTTCTGATGTCATGACAGCAGGTAGTGCTACTAAAGAAAGAATTAATACAAGAGAAGTTAAAGAAGGATTGTATTATCCAAGCCATAAGGCAGTAGATCACTATGGACATTTTAAAGAGGATATTGCATTATTTGCAGAAATGGGCTTTAAGGCATACCGTATGTCAATCAACTGGGCGCGTATATTCCCAAATGTTGATGATGAAACTCCAAACGAAGCTGGATTAAAGCATTATGATGAAGTATTTGATGAGTGCAGAAAATATGGTATTGAGCCAGTAGTTACAATATCACATTATGAAACTCCTTTAGCATTAACGGAAAAGCATGGTTCTTGGACAAGCAGAAAATCTGTAGATCTATTTGTAAAGTACTGTGAAACAATTTTCAACAGATATAAAGGTAAGGTAAAATATTGGCTAACCTTTAACGAAATCAACTGTATGTCTATGAATCCATGGATGTCAGGAGGAGTTCTGGAGGATGATGAACAATCCAAAATGCAGGCAGCTTACCATCAATTTTTAGCTAGTGCAAAGGCTGTAAAACTTGGACATGAAATTGATCCAGAATTTAAAATTGGAATGATGTACGGTGGATTATTCTCATATCCAAATTCCTGTGATCCTGAAGATATAGAAGCTAATACAGAATTTATGAACAAGATGCTGTTTTACTGTGATGTTATGTGCAGAGGATATTATCCAGCATATAAAGTAAAAGAGTTTGAAAGAAGTAATCTTGTACTTAGCAAAGAAGCTGGTGACGAAGAAATATTAAAAGATGGTACCGTTGACTTCATATCCTTTAGTTACTATTTCACTTTAGTTGCAGGAAAAAATACTAAATTGGCTATGGAGTGCGGAAGTTTAGACACTGGTTATCAAAATCCACATCTTCAAAAGAGCGATTGGGGTTGGACAATTGATCCAAAGGGTTTACGTCATGCATTAAATCTTTTATATGATAGATACCAAAAACCGCTTATGATAGTTGAAAATGGGCTAGGTGCTACAGATACTGTAGAAGAGGATGGAAGCATTCATGATCCATATAGAATTGATTACTTAAGAGCGCATATTGAAGAAATGAAAAAAGCAGTAGAGATAGATGGAATTCCACTATTAGGTTACACTACTTGGGGTTGCATTGATATAGTAAGCGCAGGAACAGGAGAAATGAAAAAGCGATATGGCATGATTTACATTGATGTAGATGATGAAGGAAATGGAACTTTTGCACGTAGCCGTAAGGATTCATTCTACTGGTATAAAAAAGTTATTGAAAGCAATGGAGAAGACTTGGCTTAG
- a CDS encoding BglG family transcription antiterminator: MNVEKKRVLKIFYLIATSSEELSSCELAKRIGVTERTIKSDIKQVRDFALDNGAVIKSRRGSGYWIEVFDSDKIQAIVEQLVIHFAYDSSLSDLSSEKRSNDILRKIIAQDGYVKLDDIAYELYLSRSSIKNEIKEARKVLESFNLGFETKPGFGSRIKGSEFDKRLCMLMLFEIYYHKAVLMFNHTQLMNYFECEDDVRNDIRHSFLKVLRESSCHIMDDYTQRIARYLILLRNRYKAKYYISFNPEKKVLLKSFKQYKIACDIIDELKKYGGYDVDENEILALEVFLLIWADIDSTSDLAGDYGEVYFEALTQLEKISERIRQEYSIEFFNCEWDKKIFLTGLIPIILKIKLNCEKNDMKSSVLFNDSVRLSPLSIKLSYSAIELLNEQYNTKNSFASHLIIAYRIYIIISKVKYDYSPIRMIICSMHGIEVARSIKNSIINKYSEKYFAKLDLYELYEMRALKYDDYDAVALNYPYFSYKYDWTFVLIELIPTDNQLQELYNKVILQGYQLKQFLEFFNFNKNFVFRDFNFESMESFINLISFKHGKESKFIHNIEYELNECVIKSIYNKTCILFINHQYVDHNIFEIYQLNEIKNINGEEISHIIVLSVDFNHSIKAFKFIEQLSHQLVIDRETIYLLTESEKLDNIIDIVRKGLNSEMISLV; this comes from the coding sequence ATGAATGTTGAAAAAAAGCGTGTTTTAAAAATATTTTATTTAATAGCAACTTCTAGTGAAGAGTTAAGTTCTTGTGAGCTTGCTAAGAGAATTGGGGTAACTGAACGAACTATTAAAAGTGATATTAAACAGGTTAGGGATTTTGCCTTAGATAACGGTGCAGTGATAAAGTCACGAAGAGGAAGTGGCTATTGGATTGAAGTTTTTGATAGTGATAAAATTCAAGCTATTGTTGAGCAGTTAGTTATACATTTTGCGTATGATTCTAGTTTAAGTGACTTATCCTCTGAAAAGCGTAGCAATGATATCTTAAGAAAAATAATTGCTCAAGATGGATACGTGAAGCTTGATGATATAGCCTATGAACTATATTTGTCAAGAAGCTCAATTAAAAATGAGATTAAAGAGGCTAGGAAAGTTTTAGAATCATTTAATTTAGGATTTGAAACGAAGCCTGGATTTGGAAGCCGCATTAAAGGATCTGAATTTGATAAACGGCTATGTATGTTAATGCTTTTTGAAATTTATTATCACAAAGCAGTTCTAATGTTTAATCATACTCAATTAATGAATTACTTTGAGTGTGAAGATGATGTGCGTAATGACATCAGGCACAGCTTCTTAAAAGTTTTAAGAGAGTCAAGTTGCCACATTATGGATGATTATACTCAACGAATAGCAAGATATCTAATATTATTAAGAAATCGTTATAAAGCAAAATATTATATAAGTTTTAATCCTGAGAAGAAGGTACTGCTTAAATCCTTTAAGCAGTATAAAATTGCCTGTGACATAATTGATGAGCTGAAAAAATATGGGGGATACGATGTAGACGAGAATGAAATTTTAGCTTTAGAAGTTTTCCTTTTAATATGGGCAGACATTGATAGCACTTCTGACTTAGCAGGCGATTATGGTGAAGTGTACTTTGAAGCATTGACTCAGCTAGAAAAAATATCAGAAAGGATAAGGCAAGAATATTCAATTGAATTTTTTAATTGTGAATGGGATAAGAAAATCTTTTTAACTGGTTTGATTCCAATTATATTAAAAATTAAGCTAAACTGCGAGAAGAATGATATGAAATCTTCCGTGTTATTTAATGATTCGGTTCGTTTATCACCATTAAGTATTAAACTTTCTTATAGTGCAATTGAATTATTGAATGAGCAATATAATACTAAGAATTCTTTTGCTTCTCATTTAATTATTGCATACAGAATTTATATAATTATAAGCAAAGTAAAATATGATTATAGTCCAATTAGGATGATTATTTGCAGTATGCATGGTATAGAAGTAGCGCGTTCCATTAAGAATAGTATTATCAATAAATATAGTGAAAAATATTTTGCGAAATTGGATTTATATGAGCTTTATGAGATGAGGGCACTAAAATATGATGATTATGATGCTGTAGCCTTAAATTATCCATATTTTAGCTATAAATACGATTGGACTTTTGTTTTAATAGAACTTATACCAACTGATAACCAACTTCAAGAATTGTATAATAAGGTAATATTACAAGGTTATCAGCTTAAACAATTTCTAGAATTCTTCAACTTCAATAAAAACTTTGTGTTTAGAGATTTTAACTTTGAATCAATGGAATCATTTATTAATCTAATCAGTTTTAAACATGGTAAGGAATCTAAGTTTATTCATAATATAGAATATGAACTCAATGAATGTGTGATTAAATCAATTTATAATAAGACTTGTATCCTATTTATCAATCATCAATATGTAGATCATAATATATTTGAAATTTATCAACTAAATGAAATAAAAAATATTAATGGCGAAGAAATTTCGCACATTATAGTTTTATCGGTAGATTTTAACCATTCAATTAAGGCGTTTAAGTTTATTGAACAGTTGTCTCATCAGCTTGTTATTGATAGAGAAACTATCTATTTACTCACTGAAAGTGAAAAATTAGATAATATAATTGATATTGTAAGAAAAGGACTAAACTCTGAGATGATTTCACTAGTATAA
- a CDS encoding PTS sugar transporter subunit IIA, producing MLKIFLSSHGRMASGIKSSLDILLGNSKNVTIFDAYLDENKVQDKLDEFYEAVGQNDQVLLLSDLYGGSVNQAMCLYLNKPNTILITGVNLPLVIELALRDYPISESEIKEIIEQSRSMLCLVNNDSTISEEENDFF from the coding sequence ATGTTGAAAATATTCTTATCATCACATGGGAGAATGGCAAGTGGAATAAAAAGTTCACTGGATATTCTACTTGGAAATAGCAAAAATGTAACTATTTTTGATGCATATCTTGATGAAAACAAAGTACAAGATAAATTGGACGAATTTTATGAAGCTGTAGGGCAAAATGATCAAGTGCTATTGTTGTCGGATCTTTATGGTGGCAGTGTTAACCAAGCTATGTGTCTATATCTAAATAAACCAAACACTATACTTATAACAGGAGTCAATCTACCATTAGTTATCGAACTAGCTCTTAGGGATTATCCTATCAGCGAAAGTGAGATTAAAGAAATTATTGAACAAAGTCGATCTATGCTCTGTTTAGTTAATAATGATTCAACTATCAGTGAAGAAGAAAATGATTTTTTCTAG